In Sphaeramia orbicularis chromosome 10, fSphaOr1.1, whole genome shotgun sequence, the following proteins share a genomic window:
- the ubl3b gene encoding ubiquitin-like protein 3b, with product MTNQRDLDMVHLRLILVSGKTQDFTFSPNDSATDIAKHVFENWPAGWEEERVSSPSILRLIFQGRFLHGNVTLGALKLPPGRTTVMHLVARETLPEPNSHGQRNREKTTESNCCLLL from the exons ATGACCAACCAGAGGGATCTTGATATG GTGCACCTCCGCCTTATCCTGGTCAGTGGGAAAACACAAGACTTCACTTTCTCCCCAAATGACTCGGCTACAGACATTGCCAAGCATGTATTTGAGAACTGGCCTGCAG GATGGGAGGAGGAGCGTGTGAGCAGCCCCAGCATACTGCGCCTCATCTTCCAGGGACGCTTCCTTCATGGCAACGTGACTCTGGGAG CGCTAAAGCTGCCTCCAGGACGAACAACTGTAATGCACTTGGTTGCCAGAGAGACTCTTCCAGAGCCCAACTCTCATG GTCAAAGGAACAGAGAAAAAACCACAGAGAGCAATTGCTGTCTCCTCTTGTAA
- the foxo4 gene encoding forkhead box protein O4 yields MEDSSVPPIDPDFEPQSRPRSCTWPLPRPDISVVKPEGADGTESAAGTPPADEDKPEPQQITSEPEKAAAAAEGGVVAGVGGAGATPRKGSSRRNAWGNQSYADLISQAIENSPDKRLTLAQIYEWMVKTVPYFRDKGDSNSSAGWKNSIRHNLSLHNKFLRVHNESTGKSSWWMLNPEGGKTGKAPRRRAASMDNSSKLLKSRMRAKQTKKQAAAGLGGAGGTLQGDGSTGSAGADSPNSSQQFPKWGVNNSSPSSRGSLDDADMWTTFRPRTSSNASTLSGRLSPIAPGQEDDDNLPEDSLLGRYAGSSLTPTLTETLMEELDLIDGLTLMTGQQGGASPSTAPPAPPTPLPSASTLLPRGSSFSSFHQRQPSSLPQAPSHTGTPTSVTQCGSSSKEPTTFSNSLFNPMPSSSSRGGGHYSGHVPSSLEALLTSDSPPPTDVLMTQVDPLMQSPGGVGLMGLGQSVVGVRSKPSQLLMGKGLEPNTVAPMALQAQMQPPPQHHLHHQQPQQQQSHQHHSQMGLGMILSGMSQDPPQLSALKAPHTAVPSVGSHHAAAVASANPNVSLQGMGQFGPPSCFQPGQDRLPTDLDIDMFTENLDCDVDYIINTDFMDGIDFNFDPILPEGQGYASPATTQGSAHNWVPS; encoded by the exons ATGGAGGACTCATCAGTGCCCCCGATTGACCCAGATTTTGAGCCGCAGAGCAGACCACGGTCCTGCACGTGGCCGCTCCCGAGACCCGACATCTCGGTTGTCAAACCGGAGGGGGCGGATGGCACCGAGTCCGCCGCCGGGACCCCTCCCGCCGACGAGGACAAGCCCGAGCCGCAGCAAATCACGTCCGAGCCCGAGAAGGCAGCTGCGGCCGCAGAAGGCGGGGTTGTGGCCGGCGTGGGCGGAGCCGGCGCTACGCCCCGCAAAGGATCATCCCGGCGCAACGCGTGGGGGAACCAGAGCTACGCAGATCTGATTAGCCAGGCCATCGAAAACTCACCTGACAAGCGGCTGACCCTGGCTCAGATCTATGAGTGGATGGTGAAAACAGTGCCTTACTTCAGAGACAAAGGAGACAGTAACAGCTCAGCCGGGTGGAAG AACTCAATCCGCCACAATTTATCACTCCACAACAAGTTCTTGAGAGTACATAATGAATCAACAGGCAAGAGCTCCTGGTGGATGCTCAACCCAGAAGGAGGGAAAACTGGGAAAGCTCCTCGCCGCAGAGCTGCCTCCATGGACAACAGTAGCAAACTGCTAAAGAGCCGCATGAGGGCGAAGCAGACCAAGAAGCAGGCAGCTGCCGGCCTTGGCGGTGCCGGGGGGACGCTCCAGGGTGATGGCAGTACGGGTTCAGCAGGTGCTGATAGCCCAAATTCATCCCAGCAGTTTCCCAAATGGGGGGTCAACAACAGCAGCCCCTCGTCCCGAGGCAGTCTGGACGATGCTGACATGTGGACCACTTTCCGCCCACGCACAAGCTCTAATGCCAGCACCTTGAGTGGCCGTCTGTCACCCATCGCTCCTGGACAGGAGGATGACGATAACTTACCTGAGGATAGCCTGCTGGGTAGATATGCTGGCAGCAGCTTGACCCCCACCCTAACTGAGACCCTCATGGAGGAGCTGGATCTGATCGACGGCCTCACGCTGATGACTGGGCAGCAGGGAGGGGCCAGTCCCAGCACAGCCCCGCCAGCACCACCCACTCCGCTTCCCTCCGCCTCCACTCTACTGCCTCGTGGCTCCAGCTTCTCCTCCTTCCATCAGCGGCAGCCCTCCAGCCTCCCACAGGCCCCCTCGCACACTGGAACTCCCACCTCTGTCACCCAGTGCGGATCCAGCAGCAAAGAACCAACAACTTTCAGCAACTCCCTGTTCAACCCTATGCCCAGTTCCAGCTCTCGTGGCGGGGGGCACTACAGCGGCCACGTGCCTTCCAGCCTGGAGGCGCTTCTCACCTCTGATTCCCCCCCACCCACCGATGTTCTGATGACCCAGGTGGATCCTCTCATGCAGAGCCCTGGAGGTGTGGGCTTAATGGGCCTGGGCCAGTCTGTGGTGGGCGTTCGGTCCAAACCCAGTCAGTTGCTGATGGGTAAAGGGCTGGAGCCGAACACCGTGGCCCCCATGGCGCTGCAGGCTCAGATGCAGCCGCCACCACagcaccacctccaccaccagcAGCCACAGCAACAGCAGTCGCACCAGCATCACTCTCAGATGGGGTTGGGAATGATCCTCTCAGGTATGTCTCAGGACCCCCCACAGCTCTCAGCACTCAAAGCCCCACACACCGCCGTGCCATCTGTGGGGTCTCACCATGCGGCAGCCGTCGCCTCAGCCAATCCCAACGTGAGTCTGCAGGGAATGGGTCAGTTCGGACCTCCGTCCTGCTTCCAGCCTGGCCAGGACCGACTTCCCACTGACCTGGACATAGACATGTTCACTGAAAACCTGGATTGTGATGTGGACTACATCATCAACACTGACTTCATGGATGGTATTGACTTCAACTTTGACCCCATTCTGCCTGAAGGTCAAGGCTATGCGAGTCCAGCCACCACACAAGGCTCCGCCCACAACTGGGTGCCCAGCTAA
- the sesn4 gene encoding sestrin-3, producing MIICTNKMEYPLRTQCQRVQKQVMVNGEKERVSLLFMKALVSRGSVDAVSQQMASHPQYLESFLRTQHYILHMDGPLPLPYRHYIAIMAAARHHCNYLVYLHSAQFLRVGGDPLWLQDLEAAPPRLRLLDHINKVLAHQPWLMACSHIQTLLKSGEQCWSLAELVQAVVILAHCHSLCSFVFGSDTDSDFAPLSKSPNGTPPTFCPFDAANGNTNVPQSLATPSEHITRRRSLDSSIDMTCLKERIQKSQEEREKREEQLLQTQTLQQTDMEEEEELICFADPSRFITDPDFCYQEFARREEDHFQVFRVQDYSWEDHGFSLINRLYSDIGHLLDDRFRSVTTLPSLHSPDLKRAIWNYIHCVLGIRYDDYDYGEVNQLLERDLKVYIKAVACFPDATKTSVCPLSWTPVKPSERIHLNLLIMEARLQAELLYTLRAITQYMIA from the exons ATGATCATCTGTACGAATAAAATGGAGTATCCCCTAAGAACTCAGTGCCAGCGAGTCCAGAAACAG GTGATGGTGAATGGTGAGAAGGAGCGAGTTTCACTGTTGTTCATGAAGGCTCTGGTCAGCAGGGGCAGTGTGGACGCAGTGTCCCAGCAGATGGCCTCTCACCCTCAGTATTTGGAGAGCTTCCTGCGTACACAGCACTACATCCTGCACATGGACGGTCCCCTGCCACTGCCATACCGCCATTACATCGCCATCATG GCTGCAGCGCGACATCACTGCAACTACCTTGTGTACCTGCACTCAGCCCAGTTCCTCCGGGTGGGTGGGGACCCTCTGTGGCTGCAGGATTTAGAGGCAGCTCCCCCTCGTCTCCGCCTCCTTGACCACATCAACAAGGTGCTGGCTCACCAACCATGGCTGATGGCCTGCTCACACATCCAG ACGCTGCTAAAGTCGGGTGAGCAATGCTGGTCTTTGGCTGAGCTGGTTCAGGCTGTTGTGATCCTGGCCCACTGCCACTCCCTCTGCAGTTTTGTGTTTGGATCTGACACAGACTCAGACTTTGCCCCCCTCTCCAAATCTCCTAACGGTACTCCACCGACCTTCTGCCCCTTCGATGCTGCCAATGGCAACACCAACGTGCCTCAGTCACTTGCCACTCCCTCCGAGCACATAACACGTCGACGG tctctggactccagtaTTGACATGACGTGTTTAAAGGAGAGGATTCAGAAGTCACAGGAGGAGCGAGAGAAGAGAGAAGAACAGCTGCTGCAGACGCAGACACTCCAGCAAACAG AtatggaagaagaggaggagttgATATGCTTTGCCGACCCCTCGCGTTTTATCACAGACCCTGACTTTTGCTATCAGGAATTCGCACGTCGAGAGGAGGACCACTTCCAAGTGTTTAGAGTTCAG GACTATTCATGGGAGGACCACGGCTTCTCATTGATCAATAGGTTGTATTCAGACATCGGACATCTGTTGGACGACCGATTTCGTAGTGTGACCACCCTCCCATCATTGCACAGCCCTGACCTGAAGAGGGCGATCTGGAATTACATCCATTGTGTGTTAGGAATACG GTATGATGATTATGACTATGGAGAAGTGAACCAGCTGCTGGAGAGGGATTTGAAAGTGTACATTAAGGCTGTGGCCTGTTTTCCAGACGCCACCAAAACCTCTGTTTGTCCTCTCAGTTGGACTCCAGTGAAACCTTCAGAACGG ATACatctgaatttactgatcatggaggCCCGGCTTCAGGCAGAGCTCCTCTACACCCTCAGAGCCATCACTCAGTACATGATTGCCTAA